Proteins found in one Triticum aestivum cultivar Chinese Spring chromosome 4D, IWGSC CS RefSeq v2.1, whole genome shotgun sequence genomic segment:
- the LOC123095636 gene encoding alpha-amylase/trypsin inhibitor, giving the protein MASLPSSSVLLPVLILILVAAATDAATFTVINKCQYTVWAAAVPAGGGRQLDAGQTWSINVPAGTTGGRVWARTGCSFDGAGNGRCQTGDCGGKLQCTQYGQAPNTLAEFGLNKYMNLDFFDISLIDGYNVPMSFLPAPGSPGCPKGGPQCPRVITPQCPNELRAAGGCNNACTVFKEDRYCCTGSAANNCGPTDYSRFFKGQCSDAYSYPKDDATSTYTCPGGTNYQVIFCP; this is encoded by the coding sequence ATGGCGTCCCTCCCCTCTTCTTCCGTCCTCCTCCctgtcctcatcctcatcctcgtcgCTGCTGCGACCGACGCGGCGACCTTCACCGTCATCAACAAGTGCCAGTACACGGTgtgggcggcggcggtgccggcCGGCGGGGGCAGGCAGCTGGACGCGGGGCAGACGTGGAGCATCAACGTGCCGGCCGGCACGACGGGCGGGCGGGTGTGGGCGCGCACGGGGTGCAGCTTCGACGGCGCCGGCAACGGGCGGTGCCAGACGGGCGACTGCGGCGGCAAGCTGCAGTGCACGCAGTACGGGCAGGCGCCCAACACGCTGGCCGAGTTCGGGCTCAACAAGTACATGAACCTCGACTTCTTCGACATCTCCCTCATCGACGGGTACAACGTGCCCATGTCGTTCCTGCCGGCCCCCGGCTCCCCCGGGTGCCCCAAGGGCGGGCCTCAGTGCCCCAGGGTGATCACGCCGCAGTGCCCCAACGAGCTGCGGGCCGCCGGAGGGTGCAACAACGCGTGCACGGTGTTCAAGGAGGACCGGTACTGCTGCACCGGGTCGGCGGCCAACAACTGCGGGCCGACCGACTACTCGAGGTTCTTCAAGGGCCAGTGCTCCGACGCCTACAGCTACCCCAAGGACGACGCCACCAGCACCTACACCTGCCCCGGCGGCACCAACTACCAGGTCATCTTCTGCCCATGA